The region ACTTTGACTGACAATAAAGTGAAGCCGACAAACCAAAGTGAAACTTGAATGAGAGAAGGTACGCCATTAAGTGAGGAAATGCGGCAGGAAGACGACCAGATCAAATGCAACACGCTTAAAGTTCTATCCAAAATCTCGTCCGCAGGACTACAAAGACCTCGACTACTCCTCCTCCGGTGGTGACTGTACATTAATATTTGATGCACTGATCTACCTGAACTTCCCATGCTACTGGAAGCAGTCAGTTATCTGCCAAACAGGTGCTAACGTCGCTCCCGAGCGCTCCTTTTGGACGGGTCCCGCATTTGCTTTATACCCCCTTTCTCTGCAGCCAAGCGCGGCGGAGGCCGTCCACCATTGGTGGGCCAACCTGGTAGGTGTCCAGCACTCGCGGCATCCGTCTTGCACTGTCTTGCGTAACGCCGTCTTATGTCTGGCTCGCAGACTGGACtgacaaatgcggctggtggctggaccGCCCCTCcagcgacttctgctacctgatcatCCCACAGCCCATcaagacctggcaggaggcgcAAGACCACTGCCAAGCCTAccaagggaacctgctcagcatcgccgACTCGCACGAGCAGGACTTAGGTAGGCGGCCGTGAATTGAAATATTGGCCATGAACAagttctgtttatttttgcacatatttaaaacacgtaaataggaaaataaagtgCCATATCGAAGtcacccaaaatgaaaaaacaacaacccaaaaacaacaaagaatgctggagtaggaggaagcagagCTTTTTAGATTCCCACCCTAATCCATTCAACAAATAATTCAACATACAAATCAAAAAAACAGAAGTAGACACACTTTCAGATTCCTTTTTGGCTGCGTGTAGtcactttgtcttttttctcTTGCATGTTAAGAGACCAGATTTGATACACTTTTTTGAGCAGTTTTTACGTGCGCTCATTTTCTCGACCATTGCACAATTTCACCCCACAAACAGTTATACATATTTGTATGGTTGTTCAGCAGACTTTTCCACGCCTAATATTCAGTTTCCTTCTCAGATGATAGCCACCCTGCCTGcctttccataaaaaaaaaaaaaagtgtctcccGCTTGGAAGAAGGTCACCATATCTTGCTGTGTACATCATAATTTGAGCTGTCTTGTGTTTGATCGAGATCCCTGAGTGACAAAAGTTTTGTCTGGTATTATAAAAAGTGCGTTTGTATTctccttgttattttttttatcgctTGATTTATTTGGTGTTACCCCATATTCCCCGCACAGTAATCTGAGTCGATGTCGGTATCTGGAGTCCGCAATGCTTCCGAATTgcctttgacatttttgttttgacatgaTTTCCAGCTGATTTTTATTGTCAACAGTCACACCCAGGACTTTTATTTCAGAAGTCAATTTTCCCTTCCAAATGAGGTTCGATATGTGTACTTTGCAAATCATGCGAATTTTGTTTCCATCAAATTGTGGTTGTTTCCATAAGCTGCTGTCCATTGTCCACAGCGCAATAGAtgtttgtatcacgagcaaaacaaaatgcatttcattatttttgctgCATTACTGCACGATGATCGCGTTTAGGAGCAAGGACAGCCGACCCTTGAGGTTCTCCACATGTTATGGGCAAAAAGTCTGATCTCCAATTTTTACAAATTGCTGCCTGTTGATTAAGTCGCTCCTCACCCAGTCCACTCTGATGccctgatttattgtgtcaaatgctTTCTTTAGAGCTGTGAAAAAACCCatcaccttttttttgtgtgtgtgacgctCTCGATAGGATCCATTAGTGCCATTGATGTTGCGCTGAGAATCCatattgacttttttcttttctttattcaaCAAAGTTGTCGAGTTTTTCTGTGAAACTTTTTCAAGGATCTCGGAGAACTGAaagagcagagagagagaattgCGTGAAATTAGTCTATTTCTACAGCGGTAGTAGCTATTTTCATATCCTTTGGAAATCTACCAGATGTAAGACATAATGCGGATGTGAGTCAGTGGTTGTGCAATTTCATCAAGAACTTTTGTGGATGCTACAAATACCAATATCATTGTCATCAGTTGAGGTTTTACTTCTACACCAAGAAATATATGGATTGAGCAGGTCCCACCcacattgaccaaaaaaaaaaaaaaaactattcattGACCACCGCTTTCATATTGTGTATCGATCGCTCGATTTCAATACAATAAGCCGGgtactttgtgtttttgtttttagctcCAGTGTTAAATACCTTCCTTCCACATCCCCTTCgtattatttttatatctcTTTACAGGACAGGTTTGatggtacagtaatccctcgtttaccgcggataattggtttcaAGACCACCCGCAAAGTagtgtcaccctttttttttttttaaacatacattgtttgtgtatcaataagtgcATATgaaaccatataagtgcatatgttatcattagaacatgaAATAATAGTTTGAGCGCAGTATACCACACGGTTATTGCTGGCTTGGTGTTGATTCTACTACTCGTCATCTTGGCTAACATCCCCCTATTCTTCTTGCATGTTCTCTTTTGATCCACAGTTATCTTCAAGAGTCAGAGAGAAGCGTCCTCTCTCTGGTTGGGCGCCGATGTCTCACTCGATGACGATGACGGCAAATGGATTGACGGATCCTCGTTCACGTTCAAGCGCCGTTGGGAAGGTCGGTCGGAGACGGTTGTCTGCTGCATTTTGGAGGAACGGAGGAGCACTGAGATCTTGTCTGCCTCCCCTCCAGGTGAAACCAAAGGGGGGCATTGTCTTTCCTTGCTCACTGCCAGCGGCGACTGGAAGTACGACCCGTGCGGCAACAAGAgaggctacgtctgcaagaaaagaggaaaaggtaagTGAGGCATGACGCCCCACCGACCGTTATCGCCCCTTGACCTCCGTCTGTGCCTTAATGTCTGTCTTTTCGTTTCCTCTTGCAGGATTGACAGCGCCGACTCTTGACGGTAAGTCGGACTGAGCGTCAAAAACACATGATCCTGgagtcacaccatgccaaccgaCAAATTCTGTGcagttttttgttcatttttgtgaAGTACTCAGCCACGTGTTGAATGTTTTTTGCATCGTCTTAACTTGCACAGCGGCACTTTGTGTGCGTGCGGCCGGGTTGTTTCTCAAGCGTGAAGGTGAATTTTCCGGAATCATTTCAAAAAATGCACTGGGCTGAGCTTAACCACGTCGAGTGATCTTCCAATTTGCCCGACCCGAGAAAATGACCCTTTGCTCAAAAGTGGATTGCAGGGCAAAAACAGgagtgtgctctgatctgtcCGCCTTTTCCCCAAGTTGTGCCCTCAGACAGCAAGTGTGATCCCGGGTGGACCGAGCGCGactccagctgctacaagaagatggaagtccccaacggttggctgggggcctggcaccactgcgtctcTGAGGGCGGCAACCTGGTCtcgatcacctcctcggccgaggaagactttgtgaagACGACCATGGAGAAGGACACccccttctggctgggactctccaaccaggtgagatGGAAGCGGCAGTGGAGTCTGGAGAAACAACTgggactgttgttgtttttccctgcAGAAATGCGACGACTcctggtgtcgctttgaaggcggGATCCAGACGCTGGCCTGGTCTGATGGCGAGACAATAAAGCACACCAACTGGGCCCCAAATCAACTCAAAAGGTAAGACCTCACAAGTctgcatgctgttgtcaggcgcaggttctggaaccaattttgaAGACGGACACtttgggaggaaaaataaaaactggaaaatattcctttttttttctcccgacaGCGCCGCCGttgcgtcctgcgcctacgtcaaccaagggggaAGTGGTGAGCCCGGCaagtggaggtctggctcctgtcattcctcgttggcctacatgtgcaaacggccgcaGAGTAAGCCTGCACGTCCGTGCTCACGTTGCCAATGAAAGAAGCAAACGGGTCTTTTTTTGTGCAGGCTGCCCAGAGGGACAGACGTGTTCCCCCAAACGTGGTCCTGCTGTCGtgaagagtgagttgcagcacaCTTATTTGCACTTTGGCCGTCTTGTCACGGTAACGTTTTTCTTTGCGGGCCCAGCTGACTACTGCGACGACAACTCCTTCCACTATGATGATTATTGTTACCGTTACGAGAAGACGTATGAAAATTATGACGATGCCGAGAAGTTCTGTCAAGTCCGGGGAGGCCACCTGGCTAGCGTCCACTCTAAGCAAGAGGCCCAATTTGTGTATGGTGAGCACCAAGTTGAACCTCCGCACTCGTCATTTGCCTGAAGCTCTTCTCGCCCTGAAACTCTTcttgtccttccttccttccttccttcttttcctCAAGATCACTCGCAGACCTCACAATCTGCTTTGGTGGGACTCAAGAAAACGACGGGCGACGACTACAAGTGGAGTGACGGAACAACCTTTGTAAGTGAATTGCTTATTTTTCAAAAGCTGCGCTGGgaaagtccaaatttgagcagcataaaaaaaaaggggagaaatGCCGCTCAACGATTGGCTTGTTTTGGAGGGGAAATGGGCAAAACGTGGGCACGAGTGAGCCCAGGAAGGGCGTTGGGAGTCCAATACACGCGTGTCGTCCGCAGGAGTACAAACGGTGGGAAAAAGACACCACGGGGGACTGTGCGTTCCCAAATTCTGTTGGGGAGTTGAGTGGCTGTGAGTGCTCAACGACGCGGCCATTCTTctgcaaaacaggtgcaaacGTCGCTCCCGAGCGCTCCTTTTTGGACGCATCCATCGCATTTGCTGATATTTGACCCCCTTCCTTGCAGCCAAGCGCGGAGGGACTCGACGGCTGGCATCATCAGTCAGCCTAGTCAGTAGGTGTCCCGCACTGCCGCTGTCTCATGCCGCACTGCCGCTGTCTTATGCCGTCTTACGCCGTCTGGCTCGCAGGCTGGACtgacaaatgcggctggtggctggacaACCCCTCcagcgacttctgctacctgatgatcAGCCAGCCCACCACGACCTGGCAGAAGGCGCAAGACGACTGCAAACGCCTCGAAGGggacctgctcagcatcaccgacTCGCATGAGCAGGGCATCATAGAGAGTAGGCTGGCCGTGAATTTGCGTATGACTCgagaaagaaactttttttttttcccctacttcACCTTCCTTTCCAACTTGAAACGTGATCAAGCTGAGATATGGCCAGCTTTgcttggttgtttttttgtttcacccTTTGTTGCAGTATTGTTAGCACTTTGTCATGGCTGTGCCACACCCGTCAAGTTGTAGTCAAGTGTGAGTCGTTTGGGAatcttgcatgttctccttggGATCCAAAGGTATCGCCATGGTTCTGATGGGTGATGACGCCTCCCTGTGGTTGGGCGCCAACGAAGGCATCGAGGGTGACGGCGGCAAGTGGGCTGACGGATCCCCCTTCTCTTACCTCCACTCGAGTGAAGGTCGGGCTGAGGCGGTTGTCAGCTGCACTTTGGAGGAACGGATGAGCGCTCGCTCAGATCTtgtctcccccccctccctccctccaggtgacGCCAACGGGGGGAAATGTCTTTCCTTGCGCACTGGCAGCAATGACTGGAAGCGTGACAAGTGCGACAACATGAaaggctacgtctgcaagaaaagaggaaaaggtaagTGAGATGTGACGCCCCACGGTGGGCGGACCTTCATCACACGTTCTGGTTCCCGCTTCTAGGAAAGACCGCAAAACCCCAGCTGCTGCTACATGACGGTAAGTTGCCTTCAACGTCTCTgtaaaaaaaagacagagagaAGTCAACGGTtatgctctctcgctctcaggCTACAAGGAGAAATTTTTCTGCCAAGACGATTGGAAAGTCCTTAAATGTTCCGATGAAAGAGTCATCCGCGTACAGTCGGCTTTCCATGGACGGAGGCATAGCAACATTTGTCCGAGTGGCGGCGCCGGATCACAGGGTAAGAATCCTCATTGGCATTGTTGATTTTAGCTCGCTGTCCTGGAGCCGTTTCTGTCGCGAGGTGTCACACGCAGTCCAGTAACTCATTTGTAACCTATAATTCAATATCAATATGCATGGACTTAGACGCTTTAGTCATTAACCATTGAAATTCCCTTTGTCCTGCAACAAGTTGAAGTCGGTATGTGAATGAAATGTGCATCAAATGGCGCTGTGTTGTCATTTGCAGATCGCTGCAGGATGAAAGGGGCTCTCTCTCACTTTAGAGCATTGTGTGACAAATATCAGCTTTGCCCCATTCAACTTCCGGGTACGGACCCCTGCCCTGGTGTCTCCAAATACCTCCACCTCGTCTACAGCTGTGAGGAGAAAGGTGGGCTTCACAAGGAAAGAATCCAACGGATCCCCAGAAAGCGCGTCGGCTGGCCAGACATGAGAGTGAATGAGCGAGcgttcctcccacttttttgtctttcctcagtGTGTCTTGACAGTCTGGGCATCGCTGACGGGACAATCCCAGACTCCTCCTTctcagcctcttcctctgcgaTCAATGGCGAACCTCACAAAGCGCGTCTGGGGGGCAGCGGTTGCTGGGAACCGTCCGAAATGcgtatgtaaaaaaacaacacagctcTCCGTCGTACTTGTTGGTAGTTTGGTATCCTGAGCAATGCAATGGAATGCCTTCCGCCCGCAGTCGGCAGCTGGATCCAGGTGGATCTCGGTCAGCGCTTCAAGGTGACGGGCATTATGACCCAGGGGTGTACATACCAATTGGAAAGTGCCAACGTATTTGAGTTGGAGTTCAGTCCTGACGGAGAAACTTGGTATCGCCACCCAGAGCAGGTGAGCGAGCGGTAACCGACGCCAACTTT is a window of Syngnathus typhle isolate RoL2023-S1 ecotype Sweden linkage group LG1, RoL_Styp_1.0, whole genome shotgun sequence DNA encoding:
- the LOC133155304 gene encoding macrophage mannose receptor 1-like produces the protein MWEALERSILMIGLYWTCVSANQCAPGWRGYGTSCYKKMEVPNGWLGAWHHCVSEGGNLVSITSSAEERFVKTTMAKYNHFWLGLSNQKCDTVWCRFEGGSQKLAWSDGQTTTHRNWAPNQLESADVASCAYVAQKVRDYSGKWRSGSCASSLAYMCKRPLDCPTCSSKSGPAMVKTSDCDDGNILYGDHCYFHGPSNEIQEDAEEFCLARGAHLPRVHSKRDAQFLQAKRGGGRPPLVGQPDWTDKCGWWLDRPSSDFCYLIIPQPIKTWQEAQDHCQAYQGNLLSIADSHEQDLVIFKSQREASSLWLGADVSLDDDDGKWIDGSSFTFKRRWEGETKGGHCLSLLTASGDWKYDPCGNKRGYVCKKRGKGLTAPTLDVVPSDSKCDPGWTERDSSCYKKMEVPNGWLGAWHHCVSEGGNLVSITSSAEEDFVKTTMEKDTPFWLGLSNQKCDDSWCRFEGGIQTLAWSDGETIKHTNWAPNQLKSAAVASCAYVNQGGSGEPGKWRSGSCHSSLAYMCKRPQSCPEGQTCSPKRGPAVVKTDYCDDNSFHYDDYCYRYEKTYENYDDAEKFCQVRGGHLASVHSKQEAQFVYDHSQTSQSALVGLKKTTGDDYKWSDGTTFEYKRWEKDTTGDCAFPNSVGELSGCECSTTRPFFCKTAKRGGTRRLASSVSLVSWTDKCGWWLDNPSSDFCYLMISQPTTTWQKAQDDCKRLEGDLLSITDSHEQGIIESIAMVLMGDDASLWLGANEGIEGDGGKWADGSPFSYLHSSEGDANGGKCLSLRTGSNDWKRDKCDNMKGYVCKKRGKGKTAKPQLLLHDGYKEKFFCQDDWKVLKCSDERVIRVQSAFHGRRHSNICPSGGAGSQDRCRMKGALSHFRALCDKYQLCPIQLPGTDPCPGVSKYLHLVYSCEEKVCLDSLGIADGTIPDSSFSASSSAINGEPHKARLGGSGCWEPSEMLGSWIQVDLGQRFKVTGIMTQGCTYQLESANVFELEFSPDGETWYRHPEQLAVGTYILTRFVLAQYVRLLPRSFGLRFDVLGCTPDDASRDILCSNTATSLRLDGSMTVRCPPGCAQAYTVYGTQIYKQESNICAAAIHSGVIENAIGGIVSLLKRDPQEAYKGSARNGITSRDGGGLAQSPSYTFLDQEPRCLGPEWEEFADFCYKRFDERKTWYGARQNCSCLKANLVSIRSKVERDWLQDLLTTAPGDTWIGLNALVVPGKFAWSDHQKVTLTNWAPEKPGEGLENCVAALSQVGGKWKMKSCAELNGYMCKMPTERYALDKGANASGE